In Nonomuraea sp. NBC_00507, the following are encoded in one genomic region:
- a CDS encoding MauE/DoxX family redox-associated membrane protein, producing the protein MDVDVAVMAGAAAQAILIMVFLVAALSKILTHRELGQTIARLGPAALARQGAIAVIVAELLAVAGLATIPSASWPRVLIVLLALAFAGAGIRALSSGEKIKCGCFGSGGAVLGWRQVLYLPLWLALAALAEARPPNWTGEEGLLGLAVALLALAVWKLRAERRVWRSLREDRLAIPEPNQPEAEVPAA; encoded by the coding sequence ATGGACGTTGATGTGGCAGTCATGGCCGGAGCAGCGGCTCAAGCCATACTCATCATGGTTTTCCTGGTTGCGGCGCTGTCGAAGATCCTCACCCATCGCGAGCTCGGCCAGACCATTGCCCGGCTAGGTCCGGCGGCCCTGGCGAGACAGGGCGCGATCGCCGTCATTGTCGCGGAACTGCTGGCCGTGGCCGGTCTGGCGACGATCCCATCCGCCTCTTGGCCCAGGGTGCTCATCGTGCTGCTGGCACTGGCGTTCGCCGGTGCCGGAATTCGTGCGCTGAGCAGCGGAGAGAAGATCAAGTGCGGTTGCTTCGGGAGTGGCGGCGCCGTCCTCGGCTGGCGGCAGGTGCTGTACCTCCCGCTGTGGCTGGCGCTGGCCGCACTGGCCGAGGCACGCCCGCCGAACTGGACCGGGGAGGAGGGGCTGCTCGGCCTGGCCGTGGCGCTGCTCGCCCTGGCGGTCTGGAAGCTCAGGGCCGAACGGCGGGTCTGGCGCTCGCTGCGGGAGGACCGGCTGGCGATTCCTGAACCGAACCAACCCGAAGCGGAGGTGCCCGCCGCATGA